The Candidatus Bathyarchaeota archaeon genome includes a window with the following:
- the amrB gene encoding AmmeMemoRadiSam system protein B: MRHPSQAGAFYAGTAQSLKAQIEGCFTHRFGPGKLPRVVEDGLRNVVGLICPHAGYMYSGSVAAHAYYNLAVDGKPDVVVIFGPNHTGRGSALALMSEGVWRTPLGDVEIDTLTAKQIVDESRIVDVDDSAHTFEHSIEVQLPFLQYLYGSAFKFVPICFLMQDLESSREVGRAVAKALSGKNSLIIASTDMTHYEPHEQAQRKDKMAIDAVAKMGEELYYSTVESQNISTCGYGPTVAVITAAKLLGAKRAQLLCYKTSGDMISDFSSVVGYASMSFTK; this comes from the coding sequence ATTAGGCATCCTTCTCAAGCTGGAGCGTTTTACGCAGGCACTGCACAATCACTGAAAGCGCAGATTGAAGGATGTTTTACACATAGATTTGGACCGGGCAAACTCCCCAGGGTAGTGGAGGACGGTCTCCGAAACGTTGTTGGACTAATCTGCCCTCATGCAGGATACATGTATTCTGGATCAGTAGCCGCACATGCGTATTACAATCTTGCAGTGGACGGAAAACCTGATGTTGTCGTTATTTTTGGTCCCAACCACACTGGGCGTGGAAGCGCTTTGGCCCTCATGAGTGAGGGAGTTTGGCGGACTCCTCTGGGAGACGTAGAGATTGACACCTTGACCGCCAAGCAGATCGTAGATGAATCTCGCATCGTTGACGTTGATGATTCAGCTCACACTTTTGAGCATTCAATCGAAGTTCAGCTTCCTTTTCTTCAATATTTGTACGGCTCAGCCTTCAAGTTTGTGCCCATCTGCTTTCTTATGCAAGATTTGGAGTCCAGCCGAGAAGTGGGACGGGCTGTTGCGAAGGCTTTGTCAGGAAAGAACAGTTTGATAATTGCCTCTACAGACATGACTCATTACGAGCCGCATGAACAGGCTCAACGAAAAGACAAGATGGCCATCGACGCTGTCGCGAAAATGGGCGAGGAACTGTATTATTCCACCGTGGAGAGCCAGAACATATCTACGTGTGGTTACGGTCCAACGGTTGCTGTGATTACTGCGGCGAAGTTGTTGGGTGCAAAAAGGGCACAGTTGTTGTGTTACAAAACGAGTGGTGATATGATCAGTGACTTTTCTTCCGTGGTAGGTTATGCTTCGATGTCATTCACAAAGTAG
- a CDS encoding 30S ribosomal protein S2, whose protein sequence is MSEEEKKEEVEAPSEEELLLPQDTMLSAGIHIGTKTRTRDMDQFIYRVRPDGLFVLDIKKTDERIRVVAKFLARFDPSKIAVVAARLYGRAPVKKFSEVIGATPIVGRFIPGTLSNPLYSDHIEPGVIIVSDSKADAQAVKEASSLGIPVIALCSTDNDLRDIDLSIPTNNKGRRALAIVYWLLTRQILREKGEIPPDGNIEPSIDDFEVKMTREE, encoded by the coding sequence ATGTCAGAAGAAGAGAAGAAAGAAGAAGTTGAAGCTCCCAGTGAGGAGGAACTTTTGCTACCTCAAGACACCATGCTATCAGCAGGAATTCACATAGGCACGAAAACGAGAACAAGAGATATGGATCAGTTTATCTACCGCGTTAGACCTGACGGGTTGTTTGTTTTAGACATTAAAAAAACTGATGAACGTATACGAGTTGTCGCTAAATTCCTCGCTCGATTTGACCCATCCAAGATTGCGGTGGTGGCAGCGAGATTGTACGGGCGTGCTCCTGTGAAAAAATTTAGCGAAGTAATCGGAGCGACTCCAATTGTAGGACGTTTCATTCCCGGAACGCTTTCAAATCCACTCTATTCAGATCATATCGAACCCGGCGTGATAATTGTATCTGATTCCAAAGCTGACGCTCAAGCCGTGAAAGAAGCCTCAAGCCTAGGAATCCCCGTAATAGCGCTTTGTAGCACTGACAACGATTTACGCGACATAGACCTAAGCATACCGACCAACAACAAAGGTAGAAGAGCCTTAGCAATAGTTTACTGGCTTCTTACCAGACAAATCCTACGGGAGAAGGGCGAGATACCTCCTGATGGAAACATAGAACCATCAATCGACGACTTTGAAGTGAAAATGACGAGAGAGGAATAG